GAATATTTTGAAGTTCAATGTTGTTGTCCCTCTTGACATCCTATCCCCTTTAAATTCCGGCAAAGTGCTAATCAGCAACCCCACACGCTAtcctctcttcaaagtttccATTTATTGAAAACATTGGAATTATTCGATTCCAATTGAAAAAACATAAACAATctatgttaaaataaaaattcttaaatATTGCAACTCATAGATTTgagttttcaattaaaatcatCTTTTAACTGCAAAGAAATTCCTAAAAATTGCTCCTTCTTTTGTGTTTAGGGATCGAGCATCAGGGGTTTCATCGGCAGTTGGCAGCTACTAGAGTTCCTCTTTCGGCAAAAAAATCGTTCGCAGCCAGCCATCATCGAAGGTGAAGTTTCCACATTTTTCAGTGTTACAATTAGAATAAAGtactatttctttttacaaattAATCTAACATCTATATCTGTAATTTatagttttaaaaagttttgcaTGTGGCGTCATTTTCATTATCTTTTGGCAATTCTTTACCAACATCGCTCTACATGTGACTTTCCCTAGCAATTGACAAGTCGTTAACGgtatcttctcttttcttgtaTCTTTTCAGATGAAATCAGTCTCTGTCAAAGACGTCGACCAACACAAGTTTGTCAGGGCCTTGGCTGCCTTCTTTAAAAAGTGAGTTAAGTCAGAAATCAAACTTTGCTGCTGAGTGTACTTATGTTGATGTTCGGTTTTATCAGGTCTGGCAAAGTGAAGGTACCAGAATGGGCTGACCTTGTTAAAACTGCCGTCTTCAAGGAGTTGGCACCTTTTGATGAAGATTGGTTCCTCATCCGTATGGCATCTCTGGCCAGGCACATCTACATCAGGTCTCCCATCGGAGTCAAGACCGTCAAGAGAATCTATGGAGGTATGATTGAAACCATCAAAGATCTGAAAGGATGATTTGctcaatgaaatatttttgcaggACACAAAAACAATGGTGTGAGGCCATCCCATTTCTGCGGCAGTTCCGGCTCAGTCGCCCGTAAGGTGTTGCAGGCCCTCGAAGCCATCAAGTTGGTTGAGAAGGACGCCAATGGTGGTCGCCGTCTCACCTCTCAAGGATTCCGCGATTTGGACAGAATTGCATCCCAGATCAAGTCGGCCAAGGcgtgaaatgtgaaaaaaga
Above is a genomic segment from Daphnia pulicaria isolate SC F1-1A chromosome 8, SC_F0-13Bv2, whole genome shotgun sequence containing:
- the LOC124312500 gene encoding 40S ribosomal protein S19-like; this translates as MKSVSVKDVDQHKFVRALAAFFKKSGKVKVPEWADLVKTAVFKELAPFDEDWFLIRMASLARHIYIRSPIGVKTVKRIYGGHKNNGVRPSHFCGSSGSVARKVLQALEAIKLVEKDANGGRRLTSQGFRDLDRIASQIKSAKA